A genomic segment from Hippoglossus stenolepis isolate QCI-W04-F060 chromosome 3, HSTE1.2, whole genome shotgun sequence encodes:
- the LOC118104822 gene encoding tensin-2 isoform X2, protein MGCIHSSPGTGQMKTHELGSDTGGIPVTAEPEVHPEILHLAELAKAGSHDFTEKSFKRRRVCDVCKQNIDNPGSFCKDCKAAVHKTCEAKVSPTCTSTSDLRGSTKSTSQKKRGSLPRSKSVEQVMEHVMERHYDFDLTYITERIISVFFLPDLEEQRYRRNLQEVASMLKSKHQDKFLLLNLSEKRHDITRLNQKVQDYGWPDLHAPPLDRICAVCKAMETWLTSDPSNVVVLHCKGNKGKTGVIVSAYMHYSKISAGADQALTTLAMRKFCEDKVSSSLQPSQNRYIYYFSGLLSGTIKMNSSALFLHQIIIPSLPNFQTRGGFFPFLKIYQSLQLVYTSGVYDPQSSRARKLCVTMEPALLLKGDIMVKCYHRRSQAAEREVVFRVQFHTCTVHGAQLWFGKTELDVACTDDRFPPDATVEFIFSNGPEKMKGRECRQNDASIKVDYKTSDPVVRWDSYENFNLHHQDSMENICHTRGPLDGSLYAQVRKRRGPGSTASPASTNGGLTSSPTVKPQTPSQPQPPSYTSNSSRSSPPTDHLQDASPSTNSPERENTECASKSGHGEDRAREKTRGKEKDRETAILDDGDLVSSGGLRREHSCCGRGKAKCGDVGWERERGPCLSNGHCLGHCNSIKTHPKSQTLPALPTKSVSPPPNSAHMELCHRHSAHLLPDLPWEHPPPPPPPPLPCLHRPYYPYSPPDHTHPHSNSLPPSNRLCNAEECHFFHYSKHSPSTHLSHQSLPSSPYREMFFSSPTPSSGCLCRECSSRREHQSDSVRTFHPFHLDQIQTPHWSQGAGVQQTREVPTLWENENPWELVRDSEFWQCKSATPVFRVCHSTLDQGPNQEQPRFGHAPHQTYHGPQSLVDVRDGASSGYHTPPPPRHSCPCSHQSSPAESHESRGYVSGYHSGSASPLPANSPSPGRGRLPEMPSKSREQQRAEVEKAKTDAEDDVSQDSEGKSDSNGPSSTPGLDSDHDYTIIGSSSPTHTEDSVTADSPPQSQETPAQQEPNTNINKTSTTPTETQTSSISIISSQPSIEQIASSDGAAKITGSTQGSNKPHTSSYTAVIITPVEMQLNGAALPSDTPSDSVAVNPSASLSSSPSTTSPNSLIGSPELQSSPHHSPLATDTGHRLTPDRDSSAENKPPSPVPDGYNTPTFPLASYYYPILNVPHVPYTGYTAVTIPAIQPPLPEKKRLSSSAGSLNAHNSLLRVSSAPSPTHHVSFSSAVGQQRRGSAQCSYKDDADIRVNAKFVQDSSKYWYKPGISRDQAIAVLKDKEPGTFLIRDSNSFQGAYGLALKVATPPPNANITGDPLEQLVRHFLIETGPRGVKIKGCQNESYFGSLSAMVYQHSITPISLPCALRIPEKDLVGELQETQSATNTSTAANLLKQGAGCNVLYLNSVETESLTGPEAVSKATKCTLALSLRPVATVVHFKVSSQGITLTDSKRRLFFRRHYPINTVTFSSLDPQDKRMFGFVARRTGSSTENVCHLFAEMDPEQPAVAIVNFINKVMLGPQLRR, encoded by the exons AGAGGTTCCACTAAATCTACATCCCAGAAGAAAAGAGGCTCCTTACCGAG GAGTAAAAGTGTGGAGCAAGTGATGGAGCATGTGATGGAGCGCCACTACGACTTTGACCTCACCTACATCACAGAGAGGATCATCTCCGTCTTCTTCCTGCCAGACCTGGAGGAACAGCGCTACCGCAGGAACCTCCAGGAAGTGGCCTCTATGCTGAAATCCAAGCACCAAGACAAGTTTCTG CTACTGAATTTATCAGAGAAGAGACATGACATCACCAGACTAAACCAAAAG GTGCAGGACTATGGCTGGCCTGATCTCCACGCCCCACCCTTGGACAGGATCTGTGCCGTCTGTAAGGCAATGGAGACTtggctgacctctgaccccagtAACGTAGTGGTCCTCCACTGCAAG ggaaacaaagggaagacgGGGGTGATCGTGTCTGCCTACATGCACTACAGCAAGATATCCGCTGG AGCGGACCAGGCTCTCACCACACTGGCCATGAGGAAGTTCTGCGAAGACAAAGTGTCCTCCTCGCTACAGCCCTCTCAGAACAG GTACATCTACTACTTTAGCGGCCTGCTGTCAGGCACCATCAAAATGAACAGCAGTGCTCTGTTCCTCCACCAGATCATCATTCCCTCGTTACCAAACTTCCAGACTAGAGGAG GTTTCTTTCCCTTCCTGAAGATCTATCAGTCTCTACAGCTGGTCTACACCTCAGGCGTCTA tgatCCTCAGAGCTCCAGGGCGAGGAAGCTGTGTGTGACTATGGAGCCTGCACTGTTATTAAAGGGGGACATTATG GTGAAGTGCTATCACCGGCGGAGTcaagcagcagagagggaggtggtCTTCAGAGTCCAGTTTCACACCTGCACCGTGCACGGAGCCCAGCTGTGGTTTGGCAAGACTGAACTGGACGTGGCCTGCACAG ATGACAGGTTCCCTCCCGATGCCACAGTCGAGTTTATCTTCTCTAATGGGCCAGAAAAAATGAAAG GTCGAGAATGCCGTCAGAATGATGCCTCTATCAAAGTGGACTATAAGACCTCAGACCCTGTGGTCAGATGGGATTCTTATGAGAACTTCAACCTGCATCACCAAGACAGCATGGAga ATATCTGTCATACGAGGGGCCCTCTGGACGGCAGTCTGTACGCACAGGTGAGGAAGAGACGTGGGCCCGGTTCGACTGCTTCACCAGCGTCTACCAACGGTGGCCTCACCAGCAGCCCAACAGTGAAGCCCCAAACTCCCAGCCAGCCCCAGCCTCCCAGCTACACCAGTAACTCCAGTCGCTCTTCACCACCCACTGATCATCTGCAAGATGCCTCTCCATCCACAAACAGCcctgaaagagaaaacactgaatgtGCGTCGAAGAGTGGACATGGGGAAgacagagcaagagagaaaacacgagggaaagaaaaggataGGGAGACGGCTATTTTAGATGACGGAGACCTTGTAAGTTCTGGAGGTTTGAGGCGAGAGCACTCATGTTGTGGTCGTGGAAAAGCAAAGTGTGGCGATGTGGGgtgggaaagggagagagggccCTGCCTTTCTAATGGTCATTGTCTCGGCCATTGCAACAGCATTAAGACTCATCCAAAGAGTCAAACGCTGCCTGCTTTACCAACCAAATCTGTGTCCCCTCCCCCAAATTCAGCTCATATGGAACTCTGCCATCGCCACAGTGCCCATCTGTTACCAGACTTACCATGGGAacatccaccaccacctccgccCCCACCCCTGCCCTGTCTCCACAGGCCCTACTACCCTTATTCTCCCcctgaccacacacacccacatagcaactccctccctcccagcaACAGACTCTGCAATGCGGAGGAGTGTCACTTCTTCCATTATTCCAAACACAGCCCGTCTACTCATCTGTCCCATCAGTCACTGCCCTCCAGCCCTTACAGGGAAATGTTCTTCAGCTCTCCAACACCGTCCTCTGGTTGCCTCTGTCGAGAGTGCTCCAGCAGGCGAGAGCACCAGTCAGACTCAGTCAGAACATTCCACCCGTTTCACCTAGACCAAATACAGACCCCGCACTGGTCCCAAGGAGCAGGGGTACAACAAACAAGAGAGGTGCCTACGCTGTGGGAAAACGAAAATCCATGGGAGCTGGTGAGAGATTCCGAGTTTTGGCAGTGCAAATCAGCCACCCCTGTGTTCCGGGTCTGCCACTCCACTTTGGATCAGGGTCCAAACCAGGAGCAGCCGAGATTTGGCCACGCACCTCACCAGACCTACCACGGTCCCCAGTCTCTGGTGGACGTGCGGGATGGAGCCAGCAGTGGGTACCacacccctccaccaccccGCCACTCCTGCCCCTGCTCTCATCAATCATCCCCAGCTGAGAGCCACGAGAGCCGGGGTTACGTCTCGGGATACCACTCTGGATCGGCCTCGCCTCTACCTGCTAACAGCCCGTCTCCTGGGAGAGGCAGGCTGCCTGAGATGCCGTCCAAATCCAGAGAACAGCAGCGTGCTGAAG TGGAAAAGGCAAAAACTGATGCAGAGGATGACGTATCCCAGGATTCAGAGGGTAAATCAGACTCTAATGGCCCATCAAGCACTCCCGGactggactctgatcatgacTACACAATAATTGGTAGCAgcagccccacacacactgaagacag TGTAACAGCTGACAGCCCTCCTCAAAGCCAAGAAACCCCCGCACAGCAAGAACCCAACACAAATATTAACAAAACTAGCACAAcaccaacagaaacacaaacttccAGCATATCTATAATCTCATCACAACCATCAATTGAGCAGATAGCAAGTTCTGATGGTGCAGCCAAGATCACAGGAAGCACCCAGGGATCTAACAAGCCACATACTTCAAGTTACACTGCTGTCATCATCACTCCGGTCGAAATGCAACTCAATGGTGCTGCTCTTCCCAGCGATACTCCATCCGATAGTGTAGCTGTGAACCCGTCTGCCAGTCTCAGTTCTAGCCCCTCCACCACTTCCCCAAATTCTCTTATTGGCTCCCCAGAGCTGCAGTCTTCTCCCCATCACTCCCCATTGGCGACAGACACGGGCCATAGACTGACTCCAGACAGAGACAGCTCAGCTGAAAACAAACCTCCGTCACCTGTTCCTGACGGTTATAACACACCCACATTTCCCTTAGCGTCCTATTACTACCCAATACTGAATGTCCCCCATGTCCCGTACACGGGGTACACTGCAGTCACTATCCCCGCCATCCAGCCACCACTCCCGGAGAAGAAacgcctctcctcctccgcagGATCCCTGAACGCACACAACTCTCTTCTGAGAGTCTCCTCAGCTCCTTCCCCAACACACCATGTGAGTTTCTCCTCCGCTGTGGGACAGCAGAGACGAGGGTCTGCACAGTGTAGTTACAAGGACGATGCAGACATCAGGGTTAATGCTAAGTTTGTCCAGGATAGTTCCAAGTACTGGTACAAACCAGGCATCTCCAGAGACCAAG CTATAGCTGTGTTGAAGGACAAGGAACCAGGAACCTTTCTTATCAGAGACAGTAACTCCTTCCAGGGGGCGTACGGTCTGGCCCTCAAAGTGGCCACCCCCCCTCCTAATGCCAACATCACTG GGGATCCTCTGGAACAGCTGGTGAGACATTTCCTCATCGAGACTGGGCCACGAGGAGTGAAGATCAAGGGCTGTCAGAACGAGTCCTACTTCG GAAGTTTATCTGCCATGGTGTACCAGCATTCAATTACACCTATCTCTCTACCCTGTGCCCTCCGCATCCCAGAAAAAG ATCTGGTCGGGGAACTTCAAGAGACACAGAGTGCAACAAACACCAGCACAGCAGCCAACCTCCTCAAACAAGGAGCAG GCTGCAACGTGCTTTACCTGAACTCAGTGGAAACCGAATCACTGACTGGGCCGGAGGCAGTTTCCAAGGCAACCAAGTGCACTTTGGCTCTGAGTCTGCGTCCAGTGGCGACGGTGGTCCACTTTAAAGTGTCCTCTCAGGGGATCACTCTGACAGACAGCAAAAGAAG ACTGTTCTTCAGGAGACACTACCCAATCAACACTGTCACTTTCAGCAGCCTTGACCCCCAAGACAagag gatgTTCGGCTTTGTGGCCAGGCGGACGGGCAGTTCCACGGAAAACGTCTGTCACCTGTTTGCAGAGATGGACCCTGAGCAGCCAGCAGTCGCCATCGTCAACTTTATCAACAAAGTCATGCTGGGACCGCAGCTGCGGAGATGA